One Augochlora pura isolate Apur16 chromosome 10, APUR_v2.2.1, whole genome shotgun sequence DNA window includes the following coding sequences:
- the LOC144475980 gene encoding dynein axonemal light chain 1, with product MSIVKPTTCKEAVRRWEEENQEEAGTATEVSLCFQWPPIEKMDNALATLVNCEKLSLSTNMVEKIAGIGTLKNLRILSLGRNIIKGFSGLEPLGDTLEELWISYNLIEKMKGINAMKSLRVLYMSNNLVREWNEFNRLQELVNLQDLVFVGNPLYEGVEVEQWRSEVARRLPMLEKLDGEPIIRTEECCEPYETDAKCG from the exons ATGTCCATCGTGAAACCAACCACCTGCAAGGAGGCTGTCCGCCGATGGGAGGAGGAGAACCAAGAGGAAGCCGGAACGGCCACAGAAGTTTCTCTGTGCTTCCAATGGCCCCCCATAGAAAAGATGGATAATGCTCTGGCGACTTTGGTGAACTGCGAGAAACTTTCCTTGTCGACGAACATGGTCGAAAAGATTGCAG GGATCGGCACGCTGAAGAACCTGAGGATCCTGTCGTTAGGTCGCAACATAATTAAAGGATTTTCCGGCTTGGAGCCGTTGGGGGACACGCTCGAGGAGCTATGGATCTCTTACAACCTGATCGAGAAAATGAAGGGAATAAACGCCATGAAGAGTCTCCGTGTACTGTACATGTCCAATAATCTCGTCAGGGAGTGGAACGAGTTCAATAGGCTTCAGGAGCTGGTCAATCTCCAGGACCTCGTGTTCGTCGGTAATCCGCTTTACGAAGGTGTTGAG GTAGAGCAGTGGAGATCAGAAGTCGCTCGGCGTTTGCCAATGTTGGAAAAGTTGGACGGCGAACCTATAATACGTACAGAAGAATGTTGCGAACCTTATGAAACGGACGCAAAATGTGGATAA